TTTGTACTTGCCTCCACCCCTGCTTACCCTCAGCCTCTAGTCTCACCCCCTCCCAAGATGGCTCTGAGAAAAACACTGGGGAAAAGGAATGCCAGACAGATCCATTCATCATATAACCAGGCCCCATGCCAGGTCAGAGCCCAATTTCTCATGGGTGCAGTtgaagggttggggagggactTGTGAAGGCCACAGGGGCTGGCTCCACTCACCTAGATGTCCAATTAATCCCTTGCTTTCAATAAAACCAATGTGACTATAATCATACCGTCTGCATTTGATTGAGCCTGGCAGCCACACACTAAATacttggggaagggggtgggggcgggggaaggggaggtggatggCACAGAAGGGGAAACAATCCCTATGCCAGGGTGAGTACACGGTGCAAGAATCCCAGACTCTGCCATCTGTGCGGGCTGCCTCGCACTGAAAAAATGGAGTCAATTGGCCTCCCTGCAAGACCTCATCTGCTCCTTCTGAAGCAGGGTCTGTAAAGGACCccaggagggaagcagagaggaaagggatgaggTGGATAGCTTCATGGAGGAAGTTGCTGGGTCTGGCAGAGGATGCCTCCATACTGTGTACTACTTCCCCCCAAGCAAATCCCTAGTCCTAGCAGGACGGTTACGACTTCCTGAAGGCCATCACCGGTCCTCCTCCCCCGCAGGGCCTGCGCTAGCCTGGAAGCTCTCTTCCTATAGGGGGTGAGACCCATCTTagctagagaagagggagagacttTTCTTAGTTCTCAAATCAtagcacagcacttacatacatatccatagcttcaagcttggtgtgggcagggactgtgtcatagtgctgttgtactctcccaagtgcttagtacagggccctgcacgcagtaagcgctcaataaatacaaatgaaaacaCTAGGGAGGTGGAGGTCTTTCCCAGCTGTGTGCTCTCTCTCCCGTCCCCCTGAAAGATGGAAGTCTCTTGAAATGACAGCACTGACATCCCTGCAAAATACCTAGGCATCTCTTGCGGGGCCTGATGGGGTGTTTCAGTGTAACATGCAGACACGTGGATTAGTTTTGACAGGACTTCCCATCCAGGCACTAGCTGGTAGCCTTTCTTTGGGGTTGACAATTGATTTTACAAGTCATATCCCCTAGTGGAACCGAGAGCACTTCCCAGGCCAAGACCACCTAGATAGAGACACTCAAGGGCAATCCCCGGTTGCCCGAGGATAGTAGTCAACTAGACATATGACGAGATGTTGATGTCGTGCCCACCTGTGCAACatcactgggggggtggggggacagcttGGTCTTTCCCAACAAACACACCACAATTATGAGGCTTTCAGTAAGTGGAATTCATTATCAAAGTCATACTGAACATCTCTGATGTCAACAAGATGCCACAACTACAAGAAAAACTGAGCTCATTGCAACCTCAATGCAAAAACAATAAAATGGAGCTCCATTCCTTACAAAACTAATTAAAATACCCCAGAAAGCAACTGAAATGTTCAACATCTTTATACATCCAGCCAACAAATTAAAATGGTTTAACAAGAAAAACAAATTCAAAAGGTCTGTTCTGATGTTTAAAAAAGGGTCTTAAGCATTTCTGTCAATCCGTACATCGATCTCTCGACCACTGAGTTTTATCCCATTCATCATTCGGCAGGCTCTTTCGGCTACTTCAGGCGACTCAAACTTCACCACGCCACAACCCTTGGATTTACCATTTTCCATCTTGATGTCTGCATATAGTACATGAcctgggaaaagggaaagaccAACAATTGTGTGTTCAGATTGGATCACAGCTCTTGTTCCTAAGGATAAAGACACGCATTGAACAGAACCACAGAAACCACCCGCTCTTCCCACCATCAACTTGTACTACTTCAGCCAATAGGTCTGTAAAATTGCAAGCCAGACACCTTGCTATTAATGACAAACTGTTTCACATCATTTCTGTTGAGACCAACTTTCATTTTAGAATTATATTCCTCACTTCTAAGGTGCATGTAGATTTATTTAAAAACCTGAAACAAGAAAGGCCATTTTGAACCAGGTACTGTGAGGCCTCCAGGTATAGTTTTATTAGTAcagagaaatcacatctcctccagaaggccttccccaattcagttttcttctccccagcaacatcctcccaactaccacctctgccTTTACACACTCATAGCATGTCTGTTCATTCCAATGGACAAGAatctacttaagcacttattcacgCACATAGCTACGCTTTCATTTTCTcccttaatcaatagcatttattgaagcactcgggaaggtacaatatagagttgacagatatgattcctgcctacaaggagccttACAGCTAAAAGGGGAAGTCAgacatgaaattacagatatgggaaatatgaagatatgtatgtaaatgctgtggggctagtgAGCATCGAAGTGCCAGTTGCACTTTGACCCAGAGGGGAAGGTgggtaagagaaatgagggcttagggtgggaaggcctcttggaggaaatgtgattttaggagggtactGATAATGGGGGAAGAAAGATGGACTGTCGGAtacggaggggggagggagttccaaggaagcactatggcctaatggaaagagcatgcccttgggagccaggggacctgggttctaatctcagctttggcactggagtgctgtgtgaccctgggcaagtcacttctctgtgcctcagtttcttcatctgtaaaatgaaaattcatcatgagctccatgtggcatccaacctgacaaccttccttctgccccagagctcagaataTCGTTGGcacacaagcgcttaacaaatatcattatcattagactgtgagcccattgttgggcagggattgtctctatctgttgctgaattgtacatttcaagtgcttagtatagtgctctgcacacagtaagcactcaaatacgattgattgaatgaatgaatgatcatccaggcccaagggaggatttgggcaagcaTTTGGCAGTGGGACAGacaaaaactgagacacagagtaggttggttttagaggagtggagtttgtAGGCTGCGTCATAGTAGAgataagcgaggtgaggtaggaaggggcgagctgattgagtgctttaaaaggcaatggtaaggagtttctgttcgatgtggaggtggatgggcagtcattggaggttcttgaggaataggaagGTATGGATTGAACCATCTTtcgaaaaaatgatccaggcatcagagtgcactatggactggagaagggagacaggagatggagaggtcagcaaagaggctgatgcagaaatcaaggtgggtcCCAAGTGGCAGCAATTTGGAGGGAGGataaagggtggattctggagatgtgaaggtagaatcaagtGGATTTCgtgaaattgaatatgtgggttgaataaataGGGGGAAAGATAGGGTTTAGGTATAAATTTACTGAGTCTCTCCCTGCAAGAACATATGCTCCTCCAGGGCAAATGACCCTGCCTGCAAACATCTGCACACTCCCAAGGCCTCagtccaagtgagaagcagcatggcctagtggaaagaaaagggacctgggaggagggggacagagagacgacaggaaacctgggttctaatcctggcttcaccagttGGCTGCTGAGACAAGTGGGCACTttgcttcgctgtgcctcagtttccccctttatAAAAGGGTAGGGATTAAACTCATTCACctccctctttattgctatattgtactttccaagagcttagtacagtgctctgcacacagtaagcactcaataaatacgattgaatgaatgaatgaatgacagagccccatgtgggacaggggttgtatctgacctgatgatcttgtagctaccctagtactcagcacggtgcttggcacatacatagtCAAGacttaatacaataatagtaacaacaaaaGGCTCTGCCCTCAGGAGTGAATCAATAAACACTATCGTCCATGGTGCACGGTTCCTTCAATTTTCCCCCAAACTCACCACATTCATTGAATTTATCTTTCAGCATTTTCCACGTGAAATCAAACGGGAgctgagaaaaaagaaaaacaattggTGAAAGGCTGGTTTGTCAACACAGTGTCACTACACACCCTTCAGAGACCGAGGTATACGAGTGGACCAGTACTCCACAGTTCCACGGAAGGGCCCTTCCACCGGAAACCATGGTATACCCCCATTGACACCAAAGTGCCCTAGTCACCCCATTGATGCAACCCGCTAATAGGTCTCTCAGTGATGagatgagtgtgtgtgagtgtgtgtgtgtgagtgtggtgcttggggtgggggggggagaggggtgcaaGGTGGGGGAGAATCACAGCAGTGACTTACATTTCTCACAAAGATCTGGCAGGCTTTCCGAGCAACTCCGGGCGCATGCCCACCAGCACCTCCAAATGACCCAGCGAAACTGCCTCCAAAATTTCCACGATCCATTTCCATGGCTCTGTCAAAACTGGCCCCCATGGCCAGCCCCATGCGCTCCATTCCCGACCCCATCGCCTGGCCCATAGTGGGTCCCATTCTCTCAATGTTGTTGGCCCCCATGCGCTCCAGCCCCATACGCTCCATGTTGTTGGCCCCCATGCGCTCCAGCCCCATACGCTCCATGTTGTTGGCCCCCATGCGCTCCAGCCCAGTGGACATTCGATCCATAACTGGACCCATGCGGTCTATGCCGGCCCCCATGCCCGCTGGCACCATGCGATCCATACTGAGACCCATGCGATCTATGGTGGTACCCATCCGATCGACTCCCGATCCCATCCTGTCTATGGTAGTGCTCACCCGATCTAGTGGGGCGGCCATTCTCTCAATCCCAAAACCCATGCCGGCTCCCATCCGCTCCACCCCAGACCCGATTCTATCCATGGTCTGGCCCATCCTGTCGATGCTCGTGGTCATGTGGTCTAGGCCAAGGGGGCCCATGCGCTCCATTCCTGAACCCATTCTCTCTCCGGTGGAGCCCATGCGTTCCATGACAAGGCCCATCCTCTCCATTTCAGACCCTACTCTATCCATCCCATGGGCCAAGCCAGAGCCTAATCTCTCCATTCCAGCACCACCCATGCGGTCAATCCCGGGGCCCATTCTTTCGATCCCCGGAACACTGCCTCCACCGCCACCTGAAACAAGACAAGACACGGGGGGACATTAACGGCAGGCAAGGGTGAGTATTCAGCATCAATCCAGTCCCCGTCTCAAGGTTAGTAAATTCTGTATACGACATCGACTGAACAAGACACTACTCAACACTCCTTCTGAAGCAAGATTAAGATGTCCAAATGGGACTTCCCCTTCCAAGATTTCTCAGTGTCATGCTTCAGGACCCCAGCCAGCCGCGGAATACATCAACTCCAAATGGTGACATATCCAGAGGTGAGAATCGTTTCCCATACCGGAGCCGGGCAGACACATTAAAGGTCTTGCTCCTGGTCACTCTCACAGCAGAGAGATGGAAAAAAGGGAACGCACATCTCAGCTACCGGCGTTagtccaaaaaaaaccaaaaagagaaAACCCACCATGCCCAATTATGTATTAGCAATGTAAGCagtgggacgggggtgggggaaggtttcAGAACCTCATCGACTCCTGCTCTTGGCTCATGGGTccgtcccacccccccaccccccacccccctgtggTGGCCTGGGTCCTCGTGGGCTGGCCACTGTGGAAACACCAACTTTCTCCCCATTGTTTTTTGGGTGGTAACTATAGCAATCCTAGCCTGCTCCGCTACTTCCTGTCTTGTGCCAGTTGGGGCCCGGCTGGAGTATGTGTACCATGTGCACAGGCTCAGGTCCTTGTGGTACAAACTGGGACTGCCCCAAGTGGTAGCTGGGTTgggcaaggggagaagggagtcaGATCAAAGAACTCCAGATCAATGCTTTAATGTGTGTGTTGTGCACACGCGCAGGGGGGAGgagtgtgtcggggggggggggggggggggcccggggcggcacCCCCACACAAGGACAGCATCCCTCCTTTTttccaccctctcttcctcctcagtcCCTTTCTAAGCCCCATTACCAacttcaccccccaccctcaaaCAACTGACGCTCCTACACCTTCCTCCGCTTGCCATTTGTGAGACCCAATACATAATAGATTAATTTgtattttccctcttctttccaggatgagcttgaggtgctgaAGAGGAGAAAAGCAGCCAGATACAGAAAGTGAAGGATAGGAAGCAAAAAGAAAGTGATTCTGAGTTCACATTAATTAGAATCTTTAAAAGTACCCTGGGTAATCTACAGAGTGAGATTAAACTCATTTACACtaaaattaatttttattaagcTAACTTATGACCCAGCTTTTTAAAATGCATTCAAGGATACAGAGAAAGGGAGGCAACCCAAAATTATCCGGTGACCCAActaccttccttttccttttaaaaaggcAGTACTATCAACGGCCCATTACAATAGCATACACAAGTACATTTCTAGAAGTTTTTAAATATTACAATGCAATGGAAAAGTTTCATCAAAATAATGTTAGAGAGACTGGCTGTCCTCATGATGAGATTGCAGCCTCAGTTGCCAGATCCAGGTCAAATACATTAATAATTCCATCACTGGTTCTAAAGCCACAGAGGACCCAACTGGCCTTTATGACCTACCACATGAAGATCACTGTTACAGATTTATTTAACGGTGTAGCTGCAAGCAGGAGTCCCAGCAAGTAAGCTTCTTGGCTTTAGCAACATGACTGCTCTACATGCTAAACCCGTGCAGTCCCTCAGTGGTCTGTTAAATTCTAAGATAAAAACATAAGGATTTGATTTTTCAGGATGGCTGCCTTAACTCTACCCAGAATTTGCTATAACAaggctattactatcattattattattattattattattattattattattattattaatgaacttgGAACAGTTTATTCAGAGGGTCAAAAAGAGCCCAACTTAAATGTAAGCATAGGAAACTCTAAAAGcctcccgctttccctctgcctggctacggagagaggggaaaaaaaggcagagtACAGGGGGCTAGGGTAAAACCATCCTGAGGGCTCCAGAACAGAGGTGTGCTAGAAAGTAGTAAGCTGGCAAGTTGAAATATAAAGGGCGATCACAGGAGCAGGGAGTCGGATATGCAAAGGAAGTTTTTTCAATTAATAAGGAGGGAAATGAAATTGAAGACCTGCACAAAGAGAGGCAAGTAATCTTGCACAGGCAACTCTTTGCCAGTGTAAGCACAGTTAAGAGGACATCTGCCCAGAGAGCTTTCCATCAGATTGGGACTTGACATTCTCAGTGCAAGAAGGTAACCAAAAAAAGAAATGGGGCTAGTAAGAGGCAGTCCCCAGGCCAAAAAGACCACCTTAAGGTTAGGGACAACATtattgggaaggaaggaaggaaagcaggaaggATGCTTAGAATCTTCACACCCCTGAGGCACCCAAGTTGAAAAACAACACTGACCAAAATGCCACCATCTAGGAGACAGAGGATGGCAATTTGGTAGGCAGGTGTCCAGGTCCTCAGAAACCAGCTAAGGGAGAGGCTAAATGGATTAAAGAATGTGAGATTTTTATATATGGTGAAGAGGTGCAAGGGACATAATCTGACCACTAAGCAGTCCAGTTtcataggggaaaaaaatgctcCTGATCATGACACCTCTGTAAATCAATGCACTGATTTAGAGTCCTTTATCTAGATCGAGGGGTGCGAAGGCCATGCCTACCAAATTTCACCAATATCATGTGAACGAGACTGAGTGTGCATAAAGCTCAGACATCCTCAGAAGAAAGGCTTTTAATGGCTGTTTGTAAGCCTTCATTATGAATTTCCCAATGATCTAGAGACTCTACACTCATCTAATTCAGGGAATTTGTACACAGTTCAGAAAGTGAGCTTTATTACTGCAAGTGGTTTGTGGGTTTTCTTTTAGCAATTTCACTCTAAAGTTTTAACTTGTTCAAGAGTTAGCTGAGACTTTTCTTATTCCTTTTAAGGGGTGGGGAGTCAGTGACTACTACCACAGAAGCAAGGAGGCGGAGGGGAAAGTTGGAAGCACCTCAGTCCAGAAAGCCAGCTCACCTGAGAGATGGGTGAGAAATTGGTTTCAATAATAATTAGGCAGGGTTGTATTAAAATTTTTCTGATATCCTTTGGCTGTATATTCCCAGCAATTTGATGCACTCATTTTGTGGCCTTTTAGCCAAGTTGGAGAGCAAGCTGCGTGTTTCTGGTCTCCAGCACTTTGAGCTTCTTTGGGAAGCTCTATTTTCTATATAATCGCCATTATAATATTTAAGGGCACCCTCAGCAATCAGGCTGCCACTCAATTCCTTGGATGTaggctcttaaaaaaaaagtgacctgAAACTGCCTTGATCCTGAAAGTGGCAACTTGGGCAACGTTAGTAAAAGTATACCAGTTGGTCTCAATAGTCAAGGGATTATTAGTCCACAAATCTCTCCAGATGAGAGGTCTAGTACCCTTGTAACCTGGGAAGGGACAAAAATCCAGTGACTCCCCCAGATGGCAAACAACTGCCTGGGGAACATACCCTCTCCCCCAGCATCTTTAAGTTTTGGTATTCCTTCGAAccaccaggaggcagggaggattcCCAAAGCACAACCGATGAGGTACCTGGGAAAAGGGCATGTCTGGGAGACACTGTGCGCCATGAAAGCTAGGCATCCACTTCAGGTCATTGCACAGGCTCACAACAGGCTTAAGTGCCCACAGGACTGCCAGTTGTCATTCCAATATGAAAAGATGGCAGACTCAAACTACTGAAAACAGCACTAGTCATAATTTAATCTGATGATGCAGTTGAAATTCATGAAGTTCAAGGCAGTAATGAGGGCGGTCAGTAAGCAATTCAAAAAAAATGAGGCTGTCACGCAAACCATTAACCAATGATGCCAATTCCCCCCCAGAGTGCAGAAGAGAGCCTTAAGGGCTCTATCAAAATTTCACATCCCGTAAATGCCTCCCGAGTCAAACAGAGGAGGTTAACTTCAGCAGAGTAAGAAACCAGAATCAGCCTCAGGCTCCATGAGCCTTACTGCCTGAAAGGTGGACAGGAAATCTGTAGTTAGGAACAGGCCCTGCCCCAGACTCAGGTGAAGCCCCAGCTCCAGAACTTCAACTACCTCAATGTTCTAGGACTGAGAAGAGGCAGCAGGCATCGAACAAGATGGTGAGAAGAAATTCTCCCTCTAGTCAGAATCAGATCAATTGCTCGATTAGTGGTGCTGACACCCAGAGGCATCATTGGAAGCATAGAAAGATGCCAAAATCTTTCCACCCATGAAGTTACTTGGCCATTTTCTCATTTAGAGCAGCACTCAAGAGCaccaaagggagaaggagaagaaggagaaccgGGGAGACCTATCTGTTTGGGTGAAAGTCCTGCAATGCTATGTCCCTGGGCAATTattagagagaggaaaaaggcaaGGGAAGTCTAGCCTAAATAACTGGGGAGACAAGGAGAGGGATTTTTTGAATGTCGGATTTGAAGGTTTAGAGCTTTAGAGAGCAAAGAGCCCAGTTTTTACTTCCTCATTCCACACGCCTTCCATCAACAGGATGAAGGCTCCTTAGGGAAGTATTGGGCCATGGCAAAGGCATGGGAGGAGGCGCAGTTGACAGCAGGTGGGGAGAAAGTCAAGACAGACAGTGATTGATCTTAAAAAAAGCAAGATGGGAAATGAGAGCCTTTTTTGGACCAGAAAAGCTACCATACCATTCCAGAATGCTCAAGATCATGCAATATTTTGTTCAGTGACACGTGGGTGGTCCAGAAAGCAACCCACAAGCTAAATATTTATTGTCCAGAGATATTCAGATgagaaaaatacagaaatggaatGAAAACTGGAGCAGCCTTGGGGTCACTGCTTAAATAAAGGCATCTTAGCCCGGAAATACTGTTGAGCCTTTATGTAACATTACCTTTAGTGGGATGCATTGGTTTCGCATTGTTCAGGACATGCCCACGCACTTGAGACTGTAGCTCTGGCTTCCATTGAGTCAGAGACAATACTAATAAAGGGCAAAAGAGAAGCACCTTTTAGGTCTGTTGAAAAGGGATCGGCCCTGGTTAATCCTTATGCAAAGTAGACAAATGCAGTTTGCTAAATTAAACTGTTTTACGCATTTAAAGacacacaaaaaacccaaaaaacaaaaaaacagatgaGTTGATGGGCAAGAAACTTTTCTATGCCCAATGAGAACCAAACACCAAAAACTtactgggtggggaagaggaaaaaaaaatacagtaaatAGAAAATCATCTCTTAAGAAGACTCTTTATGGCTCAAAAAGAGACTGTATTAACTTTACAACTCTAAACTGAGAGAGTTTAAATATTAGAATTGGATTGACACACTACGCAAGTCCCTGGACTACAAACTGCATATAATAGGTAAACCTTGTTGTGTCATCTTACCCATTCCCCTGCCCAGGGGTTCGCCAAAACCACGAGACATTCCCATTTCATTTCTAGCAAAGTCTCTGTCAAATCCTCCACCCATTCCACGATCCATCTCTgtagaaagaaataaataataCCTTAGGCGTTGACCACCAGATTGTGCTTGTACAGCCCCTCACTCCCCCAAAAAGAACAGACTACTGCCAAGTTATTTAGTCCAACTGCCAAGCCTCTTCTCATACTGGTGACCATACCATTGTGGTTTATCCACAGGCTGGCAAGGTGCAGGCAGGTAGCTGGGCCAGCCACGTTCACCTGGGGAATTTCATCTTGGTTCTGACAACCCAGGGGCAAGGAGCTACAGGTGGACAAGGAGGACAGGCAAGGGAGAACGAGAGTAGAATCCCCCCAGTCCtgccaccttttcctcctccccttctcccagtggTCCAACTCGtaactttccttttctctcttcacaGAGGTGAACCAAAAGCACAAAGTTTATTTCCACCTCATGTctaacatgggagagagttaaagAACAGGAAGAGCTACCCACCCA
This genomic stretch from Ornithorhynchus anatinus isolate Pmale09 chromosome X1, mOrnAna1.pri.v4, whole genome shotgun sequence harbors:
- the HNRNPM gene encoding heterogeneous nuclear ribonucleoprotein M isoform X1, with amino-acid sequence MAAAEAVVAAAATDPKMEEASGAAGVASGNNAVVPKSDGERSTQNEKRKEKNVKRGNRFEPYANPAKRYRAFITNIPFDVKWQSLKDLVKEKVGEVTYVELLMDAEGKSRGCAVVEFKMEESMKKAAEVLNKHSLSGRPLKVKEDPDGEHARRAMQKVMATTGGMGMGPGGPGMINIPPSILNNPNIPNEIIHALQAGRLGSTVFVANLDYKVGWKKLKEVFCMAGVVVRADILEDKDGKSRGIGTVTFEQSIEAVQAISMFNGQLLFDRPMHVKMDERALPKGDFFPPERPQQLPHGLGGIGMGLGPGGQPIDANHLNKGIGMGNMGPAGMGMEGMGFGINKMGGMEGPFGGGMDNMGRFGSGMNMGRMTEMDRGMGGGFDRDFARNEMGMSRGFGEPLGRGMVLSLTQWKPELQSQVRGHVLNNAKPMHPTKGGGGGSVPGIERMGPGIDRMGGAGMERLGSGLAHGMDRVGSEMERMGLVMERMGSTGERMGSGMERMGPLGLDHMTTSIDRMGQTMDRIGSGVERMGAGMGFGIERMAAPLDRVSTTIDRMGSGVDRMGTTIDRMGLSMDRMVPAGMGAGIDRMGPVMDRMSTGLERMGANNMERMGLERMGANNMERMGLERMGANNIERMGPTMGQAMGSGMERMGLAMGASFDRAMEMDRGNFGGSFAGSFGGAGGHAPGVARKACQIFVRNLPFDFTWKMLKDKFNECGHVLYADIKMENGKSKGCGVVKFESPEVAERACRMMNGIKLSGREIDVRIDRNA
- the HNRNPM gene encoding heterogeneous nuclear ribonucleoprotein M isoform X3 — its product is MAAAEAVVAAAATDPKMEEASGAAGVASGNNAVVPKSDGERSTQNEKRKEKNVKRGNRFEPYANPAKRYRAFITNIPFDVKWQSLKDLVKEKVGEVTYVELLMDAEGKSRGCAVVEFKMEESMKKAAEVLNKHSLSGRPLKVKEDPDGEHARRAMQKAGRLGSTVFVANLDYKVGWKKLKEVFCMAGVVVRADILEDKDGKSRGIGTVTFEQSIEAVQAISMFNGQLLFDRPMHVKMDERALPKGDFFPPERPQQLPHGLGGIGMGLGPGGQPIDANHLNKGIGMGNMGPAGMGMEGMGFGINKMGGMEGPFGGGMDNMGRFGSGMNMGRMTEMDRGMGGGFDRDFARNEMGMSRGFGEPLGRGMVLSLTQWKPELQSQVRGHVLNNAKPMHPTKGGGGGSVPGIERMGPGIDRMGGAGMERLGSGLAHGMDRVGSEMERMGLVMERMGSTGERMGSGMERMGPLGLDHMTTSIDRMGQTMDRIGSGVERMGAGMGFGIERMAAPLDRVSTTIDRMGSGVDRMGTTIDRMGLSMDRMVPAGMGAGIDRMGPVMDRMSTGLERMGANNMERMGLERMGANNMERMGLERMGANNIERMGPTMGQAMGSGMERMGLAMGASFDRAMEMDRGNFGGSFAGSFGGAGGHAPGVARKACQIFVRNLPFDFTWKMLKDKFNECGHVLYADIKMENGKSKGCGVVKFESPEVAERACRMMNGIKLSGREIDVRIDRNA